Genomic window (Roseimicrobium gellanilyticum):
CTCGCGGCGATCGCCAGCGGTGACTCCAAGGCCGCTCAGGAAGCCTACAACAACTTCGCTTCCGCCGCTGACAAGGCCGCCAAGACGAGCACCCTTCACAAGAACACCGCCTCCCGTCTCAAGAGCCGGGTGGCCCAGAAGCTCGGCAAGACCGCCAAGGCCTGAGGCCGAGGCACTCGCCAGACAATTCCAACCCTTGCGGGCAAGAGGCGCGGTATCACACCGCGCCTTGTTTTTTCCAGGCGTGAGCCGTGAGTCCCCCGCTTGACATGGCGCGTATTCAGTAAGACATCCCAACCAAGCATGAGCGACTCCAAAGAACGGTTGAAGCAAGCGGCCAAGATTCTGGAACAACCGTCCGACTATAAGGTGTGCGAGGGCTGCGGCTCCATCGTCACCCTGCGAACTTTTCACTGCCCGAGCTGCCACGGCTACCGGTTCGATGAAACCGCCGAACGCGTGATTGCCCAAGCCCAAATGCTGGCCAAGCGGAAGGCCAATTCCGTCCTGTCTTCGGACATGGCCTGATTTTTCTGTCTCAGAAGCACCCTGGCCGGTGGAACCGGCCCCTTGTTTTCCATGCGGAGCCCGTCTTTTGAG
Coding sequences:
- the rpsT gene encoding 30S ribosomal protein S20 encodes the protein MPNIRSSEKDVRRIKARTARNKATKSRVRTLRKKVLAAIASGDSKAAQEAYNNFASAADKAAKTSTLHKNTASRLKSRVAQKLGKTAKA